TGGCCCTGACCATAGCGCGAGCATAGGCCGAGCGCGCCCCCTGCCTCGGCGCGGCGACTTTTGGAGAGCGCTCTCAGCCGACCCGCCGGGCGATCGCTTCGCTCGTCCATCGTGCGAACTGCTGCCAGGGATCCTCGATACCGGCTCGCAGGGCCTCGACGTGCATCGCAAGCGTGTCACTCAGTCGGAACCACTCCGTTCGCGCGAACCGCTCCTCGGCGAACTGCTCATGTCGTCGACGCTCCACGAGGCGATCGCCTCGCTCGAAAGCGAGGAGTTCGTCATGCCACAGGGCTTGCAGCCGCTGCCGTGGCTGCGCCGTCGTCCCGATCTTGACCCGGTCCTCGAACCGGAGGTAGTACACGACATCGACCCTCGGCGGAGGAAGCTCTCCGTCGACGGGATCACCGACCCGCCACTCGCACACGGCGCAGAGCCACCCGCTCGGCCAACGTACCCCCAGGCGGGCTCCGCACAGGGCGCAGGGCGAAGGAAGAACGTCCGTGACACCGTCGTGAGTCCCCGCCCAGTCCGCCGCGACGGAGTAGTGCCAGTCGCACAGGGCGAGGGGCGCGTCCGCCTCCACCGGTGAGACGCACCCGGAGACGACGCAGACGGTGGATGCCATGAGCACACCGTAGACGCCGCCTCCGACATCGCGGGTCACTCCGCGACGGCATCCTCCATCACCAGGAAGAGACCCGCGTACGGACCGAGCTCGAGGGCGAAGCTCTGCAGCTCGTCCACGCGGCCCACGACGTCTCCGGTGGCCGCGTCGACCGCGGTGCTCTGCGGCACCAGCCACTCCGACCGCACGGTACCCTCGATCGTCTCCCCCGAGAAGTTCAGGACGGTGAGCTGCAGCGGAGCGTCCTCGCGACGACGGTCTCCCCCGTCGAGGCGGTGCACCATGACCAGCATGCTGGGGTGTCCGACCTGGGGGATGTCGACCTGGGATGCCACGGCGATGGCGTTGTCCGTCCGGATCCTGAGCACGTCCCGAAGCCCGGACAGGAACGACGAGGGGTCGTTCTGCTGAGCCGTCAACGACCCGTACAGCGAACGGGCCCGAGGCATTCCGGAGGCGGAGCCGTTGGCA
This portion of the Microbacterium testaceum StLB037 genome encodes:
- a CDS encoding GIY-YIG nuclease family protein, translating into MASTVCVVSGCVSPVEADAPLALCDWHYSVAADWAGTHDGVTDVLPSPCALCGARLGVRWPSGWLCAVCEWRVGDPVDGELPPPRVDVVYYLRFEDRVKIGTTAQPRQRLQALWHDELLAFERGDRLVERRRHEQFAEERFARTEWFRLSDTLAMHVEALRAGIEDPWQQFARWTSEAIARRVG